The Chryseolinea soli genome contains a region encoding:
- a CDS encoding bifunctional alpha,alpha-trehalose-phosphate synthase (UDP-forming)/trehalose-phosphatase, with product MDEKKNRRLVLVSNRLPFQLLEKNKRITLKESDGGLVSALKSYFARDTSHTFDEKWWIGSADFPEKRWESFNNDKRRRPQDFEVAPLFLDTKLYNRYYNGFCNATLWPLFHYFPSFVEFDDDTFRAYEEVNQHFADKLIAFLKPGDVLWIHDYQLMLLPCMIRKMQPEVTIGFFLHIPFPNFEIFRLMHRSWKEKIIHGLLGADLLGFHTQEYVQHFLKTVRMVAGLDHYYRAIYVDDRIVKADLFPLGIDYEKFHNASEQLPVVQQKEVILKNFGERKIIFSVDRLDYTKGVTHRLAGFERFLEQHPTWREKVVFIMVVVPSRQIISKYNQRRKLIEEQVGRINGKYSTLTWQPIIYRYSHLSFAELSALYQSADIGLITPLRDGMNLVAKEYVASQRDGRGTLILSELAGAASELGEAILVNPVDKEEMAQAIFTALTQPEETQKQNMAILQQRLQEYTVIHWVNDFLKQLQDVKELQKMQETKYVNRAARTSIATAFKAAHSRHLFLDYDGTLVPFAKHPREAVPDKNLLQLLARLSADDRTQVTIISGRAYPLLEGWFRNLPINLVAEHGAAIRHPEGTWNEQSADQSWKPLIRPMLDLFTQRSLGSFVEEKDHTLAWHYRNVDPELGFVRSRELLDNLYHLVRNAQLQVIDGNKVIEVRVAGVDKGVAARNLIQENPSEFVLAIGDDKTDEDMFRALADKGITIKVGPGHTQAQYTVPSQKEVLGLLYQLVD from the coding sequence ATGGACGAAAAGAAAAACCGGAGGCTTGTTCTGGTGTCGAACCGCCTGCCGTTTCAACTTTTAGAGAAGAACAAGAGGATCACGCTGAAAGAGAGCGACGGTGGTTTGGTGAGCGCCCTCAAAAGTTATTTTGCGCGAGATACCTCTCATACGTTTGACGAAAAGTGGTGGATCGGATCGGCCGACTTTCCGGAAAAGCGATGGGAAAGTTTCAACAACGACAAAAGAAGACGCCCCCAGGATTTTGAAGTAGCGCCGCTTTTTCTGGACACCAAATTATACAACCGCTACTATAACGGCTTCTGCAATGCCACCCTCTGGCCGCTCTTTCACTATTTCCCTTCCTTTGTAGAATTTGACGACGACACCTTTCGCGCCTATGAAGAGGTGAACCAACATTTCGCTGATAAGCTGATCGCCTTCTTAAAACCAGGCGATGTGTTGTGGATCCACGATTATCAATTGATGCTCCTGCCCTGCATGATCCGCAAAATGCAGCCCGAGGTCACCATCGGATTTTTCCTGCACATTCCTTTTCCCAACTTCGAGATCTTCCGGTTGATGCACCGGTCGTGGAAAGAAAAGATCATTCACGGTTTGCTCGGCGCCGACCTGCTGGGTTTTCATACACAGGAATATGTACAGCATTTTTTGAAGACCGTGCGCATGGTGGCGGGGTTGGATCACTACTACCGCGCCATCTATGTGGACGACCGCATCGTGAAGGCCGATCTCTTTCCCTTGGGCATCGACTATGAAAAATTCCATAACGCATCGGAACAACTCCCCGTGGTGCAGCAAAAAGAAGTTATTCTTAAAAACTTTGGGGAGCGGAAAATTATTTTCTCTGTGGACCGGCTGGATTATACCAAGGGTGTTACCCACCGGTTAGCGGGCTTCGAGCGATTTTTGGAACAACATCCCACCTGGCGAGAAAAGGTGGTGTTTATTATGGTGGTCGTACCTTCGCGGCAGATCATTTCGAAATACAATCAACGGCGCAAGCTCATCGAAGAACAGGTGGGCCGCATTAATGGCAAATACTCTACGCTGACCTGGCAGCCGATCATTTATCGTTACAGTCATTTGTCGTTTGCCGAGTTGTCGGCCTTGTATCAGTCGGCCGACATCGGATTGATCACACCGTTGCGCGACGGCATGAACCTCGTGGCCAAAGAATATGTGGCCAGCCAGCGCGATGGCCGCGGCACGCTTATTCTCAGCGAGCTGGCGGGCGCTGCAAGCGAGCTTGGAGAAGCCATTTTGGTGAACCCGGTCGACAAAGAAGAAATGGCCCAGGCCATCTTTACGGCCCTCACACAACCCGAAGAAACCCAAAAACAAAACATGGCCATCCTTCAACAGCGTCTGCAGGAGTACACCGTCATTCATTGGGTGAACGATTTTTTGAAACAACTCCAGGATGTGAAAGAGCTGCAAAAAATGCAGGAGACCAAATACGTAAACCGCGCCGCGCGCACTTCTATTGCCACGGCTTTCAAAGCCGCTCACAGCCGACACCTTTTCCTGGACTACGACGGCACGCTTGTACCCTTCGCGAAACATCCAAGAGAGGCCGTGCCCGATAAGAATTTGTTACAATTGCTGGCCCGGCTTTCGGCCGACGATCGTACGCAGGTCACCATCATCAGCGGCCGGGCTTACCCGTTGCTGGAAGGCTGGTTTCGAAATCTACCAATCAACCTGGTGGCAGAACACGGCGCGGCTATACGCCACCCGGAAGGTACGTGGAACGAGCAGTCGGCCGATCAGTCGTGGAAGCCGTTGATCCGTCCTATGCTGGATCTGTTCACGCAACGCAGTCTGGGTTCGTTTGTTGAAGAAAAAGATCATACGCTGGCGTGGCACTATCGCAATGTAGATCCCGAGCTCGGATTCGTGCGCTCGCGCGAGTTGTTAGATAACCTGTACCACCTGGTGCGCAATGCCCAACTCCAGGTGATCGATGGCAACAAGGTGATTGAAGTGCGCGTGGCCGGTGTGGACAAGGGTGTGGCCGCGCGCAATCTTATCCAGGAAAATCCCTCCGAATTTGTGTTGGCCATTGGCGACGACAAAACGGATGAAGATATGTTCAGGGCGCTTGCCGACAAAGGCATTACGATCAAGGTGGGTCCGGGTCACACGCAGGCGCAATACACCGTTCCGTCACAAAAGGAAGTTCTCGGTCTGCTTTATCAACTGGTTGATTAA
- a CDS encoding AsmA-like C-terminal region-containing protein: protein MKTFRKILFYLLLAIVVLVAALSLSVFLFKDKIINQFIREANKQLNTPVKIAKIDVSVWQNFPMLSIVMHDVYVEDSQPGQYPLLTAAEISFQLSLVDAWHEDYKIQGLRIKDSETNLKINDKGENNYTIAKDTGGEGGGGSISFDLRNVNLQKTTVHYTDAKSDQRFTFVSQALVSSIHTVNDVYNIDAAGEVTTEQIEINRTSFLAGKSFQLESQLIYDDLQKILTIKPSVLNLKNAGFDVSGTYAWKKKNLIDLVVKGKDTDIQTILSLLPGSAAKTFEKYKSDGDVYFNAKLKGEIGKHKSPGLTIDFGFANATVYHPDYKSRIEEASMTGSFATPEVMEVSQAVLVLKDIKGKLNSEPFSANFVLQNFNNPEVICDFKGRVDAAAVLSFYPIENLTDVSGALLVDVSFEGRVELLKKKATAQRVSTQGTIDLQNIGLTYGEEKIKLQNLSGNLQFSNNDLALSNVTGLVGNSDFMFNGFFKNIITFLLFENQPIGIETDLKSNFLDVDQLFAMGYGNPAAGKNQQYEFSISRNINLNFNCDVKRLRYKRFHASNIKGDLLVKNEMAVARNINLHAMGGNMTLAGIVDAHNPKAIDVVSNAKFEGIYVDSVFYVFENFDQDFIQDKHLKGQTYADVSLEMTLNQNLKLFNETLIADISANIKNGELNNFEPMKKLNRFLNDEGLSKLRFSDIKNDIHIEKKTIYIPQMEVRSNVTSIKVSGTHTFDQHIDYHIIAPLRNDRSINSVEARAALEEDGNGQSKLFLKITGTTDDYRVSLDTDAVRKKIASDLKKEVQELKDAFKNKGTKKKKEVELEKDEYFEDWNN, encoded by the coding sequence TTGAAAACCTTCCGGAAAATCCTTTTTTATCTCCTGCTGGCAATCGTTGTTCTGGTGGCGGCCCTCTCCCTGTCGGTCTTTCTGTTCAAGGACAAGATCATCAACCAATTCATCCGGGAGGCCAACAAGCAGCTGAACACCCCCGTCAAGATCGCCAAGATCGACGTTTCCGTGTGGCAGAATTTCCCCATGCTCTCGATCGTCATGCACGATGTTTATGTGGAAGACAGCCAACCCGGTCAGTACCCCTTGCTGACGGCTGCCGAGATCTCGTTCCAACTCAGCCTGGTGGATGCCTGGCACGAAGACTATAAGATCCAGGGCCTGCGTATCAAAGACAGCGAGACCAATCTCAAGATCAACGACAAAGGCGAGAATAACTACACCATTGCCAAGGACACCGGCGGAGAAGGCGGTGGCGGAAGCATCAGCTTCGACTTGCGCAACGTGAACCTTCAAAAGACCACCGTCCACTATACCGACGCCAAGTCCGACCAGCGGTTCACGTTTGTGAGCCAGGCGCTGGTGTCGTCTATCCACACCGTGAACGACGTCTATAACATCGACGCCGCCGGCGAAGTGACCACAGAGCAGATCGAGATCAACCGCACTTCTTTCCTGGCGGGGAAATCGTTTCAACTGGAGAGTCAACTCATTTACGACGACCTTCAAAAGATCCTCACCATCAAACCTTCGGTGCTCAATTTGAAGAATGCCGGCTTTGACGTGAGCGGCACGTATGCCTGGAAAAAGAAGAACCTGATCGACCTGGTCGTGAAGGGGAAAGACACCGACATCCAGACGATCCTGTCGCTGCTGCCCGGTTCGGCCGCCAAGACGTTCGAAAAATATAAGAGCGATGGCGATGTATACTTCAACGCAAAGCTCAAAGGAGAGATTGGCAAGCACAAAAGTCCAGGACTGACCATCGATTTTGGTTTTGCCAATGCCACCGTATATCACCCAGACTACAAATCGCGCATCGAAGAAGCCAGTATGACCGGCTCTTTTGCCACACCGGAAGTGATGGAAGTGTCGCAGGCGGTGCTGGTGCTCAAAGACATCAAGGGAAAACTGAACAGTGAACCCTTCTCGGCAAATTTCGTCCTTCAGAATTTTAACAACCCGGAAGTGATCTGCGACTTCAAAGGACGGGTGGATGCCGCGGCGGTGCTCAGTTTCTATCCGATCGAAAACCTGACCGATGTGTCGGGAGCCTTGTTGGTCGACGTGTCGTTTGAAGGCCGCGTGGAGCTGTTGAAAAAGAAGGCCACGGCGCAGCGGGTATCCACGCAAGGAACCATCGACCTTCAAAATATCGGGCTCACCTATGGGGAGGAGAAGATCAAGCTGCAAAACTTGTCGGGCAACCTGCAGTTCAGCAACAACGACCTGGCCTTGAGCAATGTGACAGGCCTGGTGGGCAACAGCGATTTCATGTTCAATGGTTTTTTTAAGAACATCATCACGTTCCTGCTGTTCGAAAATCAACCCATCGGTATCGAAACGGATTTGAAGTCGAATTTTCTCGATGTCGATCAGCTCTTCGCGATGGGGTATGGCAATCCGGCGGCGGGGAAGAATCAGCAATACGAATTCAGCATTTCGCGCAACATCAATCTGAATTTTAACTGCGATGTAAAACGCCTGCGCTACAAACGGTTTCATGCCAGCAACATCAAAGGCGATTTGCTGGTGAAAAACGAAATGGCTGTGGCGCGCAACATCAACCTTCATGCCATGGGCGGCAACATGACCTTGGCGGGCATTGTGGACGCGCATAACCCCAAAGCGATCGACGTGGTGAGCAACGCGAAGTTCGAGGGCATCTACGTCGACAGTGTGTTTTATGTATTTGAAAACTTTGACCAGGACTTTATCCAGGACAAACACCTGAAGGGGCAGACCTATGCCGACGTGAGCCTGGAGATGACGCTCAACCAAAACCTGAAGCTCTTCAACGAAACGCTCATCGCCGACATCAGTGCCAACATCAAGAATGGCGAGTTGAACAACTTCGAGCCCATGAAAAAGCTGAACCGCTTCCTCAACGACGAAGGCCTTAGCAAACTGCGTTTCTCCGACATCAAGAACGACATCCACATCGAAAAGAAAACCATCTACATCCCGCAGATGGAAGTGCGCAGCAACGTCACCTCCATAAAGGTGAGCGGCACCCACACCTTCGACCAGCACATCGACTATCACATCATTGCCCCCCTGCGCAACGACCGGAGCATCAACTCCGTGGAAGCCCGCGCCGCCCTGGAGGAAGACGGCAATGGCCAAAGCAAACTCTTCCTCAAGATCACCGGCACCACCGACGACTACCGCGTCAGCCTTGACACCGACGCCGTGCGCAAAAAGATCGCTTCTGATCTGAAGAAAGAAGTGCAGGAGCTAAAAGACGCCTTCAAAAACAAAGGCACGAAAAAGAAGAAGGAAGTCGAGTTGGAAAAAGACGAATACTTCGAGGATTGGAATAACTGA
- a CDS encoding DUF2461 domain-containing protein yields MDFEGAFKFLKDIRKNNNREWFEKKKPVYTALKADFDLFVADLLEEMIPHDDSLAGLDAKKLTFRIYRDVRFSKDKTPYKTNMSAALSSTGKGMGTPGYYFQLEPGDKSFVAVGLFQPIPENLAKIRQEIDYTGDKLAKILNDKKFKSTFPKFWDEDALKTTPKGYDKDHPYIEWLRLKSFILVHNFTDKEVLDKKFLKKLTTVMSAAKPLTDYLKEAIA; encoded by the coding sequence ATGGACTTCGAAGGCGCATTCAAATTTTTAAAAGATATCCGCAAGAACAACAACCGCGAATGGTTTGAGAAGAAGAAGCCGGTATACACCGCGCTGAAGGCCGACTTCGACCTGTTTGTTGCCGACCTGCTGGAGGAAATGATCCCCCACGACGATTCGCTGGCCGGGCTAGACGCCAAGAAGCTCACCTTCCGCATCTATCGCGACGTGCGCTTTAGCAAAGACAAAACGCCTTACAAAACCAACATGAGCGCCGCGTTGTCGTCAACGGGCAAAGGCATGGGCACGCCGGGTTATTATTTTCAGCTCGAACCGGGCGATAAAAGCTTTGTGGCCGTGGGGTTGTTCCAACCCATACCCGAAAATCTGGCCAAGATCCGCCAGGAGATCGACTACACGGGCGATAAACTGGCCAAGATCCTGAACGATAAAAAATTCAAATCGACCTTTCCGAAATTCTGGGACGAAGATGCTTTAAAGACCACGCCCAAAGGCTACGACAAAGATCATCCTTACATTGAATGGCTGCGCTTGAAGAGCTTTATTTTGGTACACAACTTCACCGACAAGGAAGTGCTCGACAAAAAATTCCTCAAGAAGTTAACTACGGTGATGAGTGCCGCAAAGCCGTTGACGGATTATCTAAAGGAAGCGATAGCCTGA
- a CDS encoding UDP-N-acetylmuramoyl-tripeptide--D-alanyl-D-alanine ligase, translated as MEIEKLYALYRQSGKVSTDTRKIAAGSIFFALKGDKFNANTFAQQALDNGAAYAVLDEKEYAVNDRCIVVDDVLATLQKLARHHRDQLTIPVIGLTGSNGKTTSKELLNAVLSKKFKTYATVGNLNNHIGVPLTLLSIDASVEMAVVEMGANHLGEIALLCSIANPTHGFITNIGRAHIGMFGGFENIVRAKSELYQHLLTHNGTVFINSQNEILANMAKRFKAPLFYPAKGDYYEATLMGADPFVKIKAENGEDVLTHLIGAYNFENIAAALCIGKYFQVPAALANQAVAEYLPGNMRSQMIQKETNTVILDAYNANPSSMQVALENLAAMKAPHKMVILGDMFELGEEAEKEHRLIGQLAQKLGFDKVYLCGTLMKAAKEAFPGAILFENKSLLVEALKKDPPQNATILVKASRGIGLETIVEFL; from the coding sequence ATGGAGATAGAGAAATTATACGCGTTGTATCGTCAATCCGGCAAAGTTTCGACCGACACGCGCAAGATCGCGGCAGGTTCGATCTTTTTTGCATTGAAGGGCGACAAATTCAACGCCAACACCTTTGCCCAGCAAGCGCTCGACAACGGCGCAGCCTACGCGGTGCTGGACGAAAAAGAATATGCCGTGAACGACCGTTGCATCGTCGTAGACGACGTGCTGGCCACGTTGCAAAAGCTGGCGCGGCACCATCGCGATCAGCTCACCATCCCCGTGATTGGGTTAACGGGGTCGAACGGAAAGACCACCAGCAAGGAATTGCTGAACGCCGTGCTCAGCAAAAAATTCAAGACCTATGCCACCGTGGGCAACCTCAACAACCACATCGGCGTGCCGCTCACCTTGTTGTCGATCGATGCTTCTGTCGAAATGGCCGTGGTGGAAATGGGGGCGAACCATCTGGGAGAGATCGCGCTGCTTTGCTCCATTGCCAACCCCACGCATGGTTTTATTACCAATATCGGGCGGGCGCACATTGGCATGTTTGGCGGGTTTGAAAATATTGTTCGCGCCAAGTCGGAATTGTACCAACACTTACTCACCCACAACGGCACGGTGTTCATCAATTCACAAAACGAGATCCTGGCCAACATGGCAAAGCGGTTTAAGGCACCATTATTTTACCCCGCAAAGGGAGATTATTACGAGGCAACCCTAATGGGCGCCGATCCTTTTGTAAAGATCAAAGCCGAGAACGGCGAAGATGTACTGACGCATCTCATTGGCGCCTACAATTTCGAAAACATCGCCGCGGCCCTCTGCATCGGCAAATATTTCCAGGTGCCGGCCGCGTTGGCCAACCAGGCCGTTGCTGAATATCTGCCCGGCAACATGCGTTCGCAGATGATCCAGAAGGAAACCAACACGGTGATCCTCGACGCCTACAACGCCAACCCGAGTTCTATGCAAGTGGCCCTGGAAAATCTGGCCGCCATGAAAGCGCCGCACAAAATGGTGATCCTGGGCGACATGTTCGAACTGGGCGAAGAGGCCGAAAAAGAACACCGCCTCATCGGGCAATTGGCGCAAAAGCTTGGCTTCGACAAAGTGTATCTCTGTGGTACGCTGATGAAAGCCGCCAAAGAAGCATTTCCCGGCGCCATCCTTTTTGAAAATAAATCGTTGTTAGTGGAGGCCCTGAAAAAAGATCCTCCGCAAAACGCCACCATCCTCGTGAAAGCTTCGCGCGGCATCGGCCTGGAAACGATCGTGGAATTTCTTTAG
- a CDS encoding FG-GAP-like repeat-containing protein: MTNLLRLFLVLLPFSLQAQFTYVLDQDVPVKNADGSAVPMPWVGGLNAAHYNTMDLDNDGKDDLVLYDRNADKIITFLNRDNQYQYAPEYESFFPDEVTNWILLRDYNCDGKKDIFTGDILGIKVFTNVTQPGQPMAWKQFFFYSGPGNTKSSVLLSLGFSGLINVQLQFDDLPSLLDADGDGDLDLFDMRFVGNGTVEYHKNFSIERFGTCDSLTFERQTQRWGGVTECTCGNFAFNDEDCPPPGGRQDPTGGRTEHAGGKSLLILDANGDATLDMLYSEATCSNLYYLPNQGTLDAPSIQSFSIFPQPRPVNFLVYPAAFYEDLDFDGTKDLVSIPNIFAKTFLNSDLAHSNWLYKNTGTNASPSFSFAQDNFMQDKMIDVGDNSVPAFADYDGDGDYDLFVSENTSNGTDIVATVKLYKNTGTTAAPEFTLDHDDAWGFSGLSFYNLKIQFIDVNGDNKIDLVFTGTALQNGVTNLYYVLNTANSGISLGNQQIQPTGFQIFASENISVVDVDRDGLVDLLVGKTNGSVEYWKNNGSAASPSFALQTSSYLGLSSTVLRQNLTISVADLDADGKTDMLIGNQDGRITVINDFRTAVDATTGATQIVYNPIAQAYQARNMGGRIWTAPANLFGTTKPAIVVGNILGGLSILRNDDGALLPENATIEVYPNPSPKNGNVTIKADRNVTLQIFTSVGHRITGPIQVPGNSEYGLNVPNLAAGVYILRFTQNSKTFVKRLVVY, encoded by the coding sequence ATGACCAACCTACTGCGTCTTTTCCTTGTGCTCTTGCCGTTCTCCCTGCAGGCGCAGTTTACGTACGTGCTCGACCAGGACGTGCCGGTAAAAAACGCGGATGGGTCGGCCGTGCCGATGCCCTGGGTGGGGGGTCTGAACGCGGCGCACTACAACACCATGGACCTGGACAACGACGGCAAAGACGACCTGGTGCTCTACGACCGCAATGCCGACAAGATCATCACCTTCCTGAACCGCGACAACCAATACCAATACGCTCCCGAATACGAATCGTTTTTCCCGGACGAAGTGACCAACTGGATCCTGCTGCGCGACTATAACTGCGACGGCAAGAAAGATATTTTCACCGGCGATATTCTGGGCATCAAAGTCTTCACCAACGTGACGCAGCCCGGTCAGCCGATGGCCTGGAAACAATTCTTTTTCTATAGCGGCCCCGGCAATACCAAAAGTTCCGTATTGCTTTCGCTTGGATTTTCAGGACTCATCAACGTACAACTCCAGTTCGATGACCTGCCCTCGCTGCTCGACGCCGATGGCGACGGCGACCTCGACTTGTTCGACATGCGCTTTGTGGGCAATGGCACGGTGGAGTATCACAAGAATTTCAGCATCGAACGTTTTGGTACCTGCGATTCGCTCACCTTCGAACGCCAAACCCAGCGTTGGGGTGGCGTGACGGAATGTACCTGTGGCAATTTTGCATTCAACGATGAGGACTGCCCGCCCCCGGGTGGCCGCCAGGATCCCACCGGTGGCCGTACGGAACACGCGGGTGGCAAAAGCCTGCTCATCCTCGATGCCAACGGAGACGCTACACTGGATATGTTGTATTCGGAAGCCACCTGTTCCAATCTTTATTACCTGCCAAACCAAGGCACGCTGGATGCGCCCTCGATCCAATCCTTCTCCATTTTTCCACAGCCCCGCCCGGTGAACTTCCTAGTTTATCCCGCGGCTTTCTATGAGGACCTTGACTTCGACGGCACGAAAGATCTTGTTTCGATACCCAACATTTTTGCCAAGACATTTTTGAACAGCGACCTGGCGCACTCCAACTGGTTGTATAAAAACACGGGCACGAACGCGAGCCCCTCGTTTTCGTTTGCGCAGGACAACTTTATGCAAGACAAAATGATCGACGTGGGCGACAACTCCGTACCGGCCTTTGCCGACTATGACGGCGACGGTGACTATGATCTTTTTGTAAGTGAGAACACATCGAACGGCACCGACATTGTCGCCACGGTGAAGCTATACAAGAACACCGGCACCACCGCTGCTCCCGAATTCACCCTGGACCACGACGACGCGTGGGGCTTTTCAGGGTTGTCGTTCTACAATCTGAAGATCCAGTTTATCGATGTGAATGGCGACAACAAGATCGACCTCGTCTTCACCGGCACGGCGTTGCAAAACGGCGTCACCAATTTGTATTATGTACTCAACACCGCCAATTCCGGCATCAGTTTGGGGAATCAACAGATCCAACCAACCGGTTTCCAGATCTTCGCTTCCGAAAATATTTCTGTCGTGGATGTGGACCGCGACGGCCTGGTGGACTTGCTGGTCGGGAAGACCAACGGCTCGGTAGAATATTGGAAGAACAACGGCTCCGCCGCCAGCCCCAGCTTCGCGTTGCAAACCAGCAGCTATCTCGGGCTGTCGTCGACCGTGCTCCGTCAGAACCTCACGATTTCGGTTGCCGACCTGGATGCTGATGGAAAGACCGACATGCTCATCGGCAACCAGGACGGTCGCATCACCGTCATCAACGATTTCCGGACGGCGGTCGACGCCACCACGGGTGCGACCCAGATTGTTTACAATCCCATTGCCCAAGCCTACCAGGCCCGCAACATGGGCGGCCGCATCTGGACGGCCCCCGCCAACCTGTTTGGTACCACCAAACCCGCCATCGTCGTGGGCAACATCCTGGGGGGACTCTCCATTCTGCGCAACGACGACGGAGCGCTGCTCCCCGAAAACGCGACCATCGAGGTCTATCCCAATCCCAGCCCCAAAAACGGCAACGTCACCATCAAGGCCGACCGCAACGTGACCCTGCAGATCTTTACCAGCGTGGGCCACCGGATCACCGGCCCCATCCAGGTTCCGGGCAATTCCGAGTACGGCCTGAACGTACCAAACCTGGCGGCGGGGGTCTATATTCTCCGGTTCACCCAAAACAGCAAAACCTTTGTGAAGCGGCTGGTGGTTTATTGA
- a CDS encoding HAD family hydrolase, translated as MPYAFIFDMDGVLIDSNPTHKIALQQFCEKHGYHLTEQQLREKIYGRTNRDWLLNLFGNLSDATLRQYADEKEALFRTLYTDIKPMDGLLSFLEKLDQQRVPRAIATSAPRANVDFTLLHTGTERFFPTILDDSFVSQGKPNPEIYLKSAAALQFEPARCVVFEDSLAGVRAGKAAGCKVVGVTTTHTPEELHETDLTIDNFVDLEPEWLVSKLF; from the coding sequence ATGCCCTACGCTTTCATTTTTGACATGGACGGGGTCCTGATCGACAGCAATCCCACCCATAAGATCGCCCTGCAGCAGTTTTGTGAAAAGCATGGCTACCACCTCACCGAGCAGCAGTTGCGCGAGAAGATCTACGGCCGCACCAACCGCGACTGGCTTCTGAACTTGTTTGGAAATCTCAGCGACGCCACCCTCCGCCAATATGCCGACGAGAAAGAGGCCCTTTTTCGCACGCTTTATACGGACATAAAACCCATGGACGGCCTCTTGTCGTTCCTGGAAAAGCTGGATCAGCAGCGCGTTCCCCGGGCGATTGCCACCTCGGCACCCCGCGCCAATGTGGATTTCACGTTGCTCCATACCGGGACTGAGCGATTTTTCCCGACCATATTAGATGACTCTTTTGTGAGCCAGGGCAAACCCAACCCGGAGATCTACCTCAAATCGGCGGCAGCCCTTCAGTTCGAGCCGGCGCGCTGTGTGGTGTTCGAAGATTCGCTCGCAGGGGTGCGGGCAGGGAAGGCGGCGGGCTGCAAAGTAGTGGGCGTCACCACCACGCACACCCCGGAAGAGCTTCACGAAACGGATCTGACGATTGATAATTTTGTGGATCTGGAGCCTGAATGGCTGGTTTCCAAGCTTTTTTAG
- the rpmB gene encoding 50S ribosomal protein L28 — protein sequence MARVCQITGKRPQVGNNVSHANNKTKRRFLPNLQKKRFYIPEEDKWVTLKVSTKAIKTISKYGITAVMKEAKANGNLVL from the coding sequence ATGGCACGAGTTTGTCAAATAACTGGAAAAAGACCTCAGGTAGGTAACAACGTTTCGCACGCGAACAATAAGACCAAGAGAAGATTTCTTCCCAATCTTCAGAAGAAGCGTTTCTACATTCCTGAAGAAGATAAGTGGGTAACCTTGAAAGTGTCTACGAAGGCCATCAAGACCATTTCGAAATACGGCATCACCGCCGTGATGAAAGAAGCAAAAGCGAACGGCAACCTCGTGTTGTAA
- the rpmG gene encoding 50S ribosomal protein L33, whose amino-acid sequence MAKKGNRIQVILECTEHKATGMPGMSRHITTKNRKNTTERLELRKYNPVLKKYTVHKEIK is encoded by the coding sequence ATGGCAAAGAAAGGTAACAGGATCCAGGTGATTTTAGAGTGCACAGAGCACAAAGCTACGGGCATGCCGGGCATGAGCCGCCACATCACCACCAAGAACCGTAAGAACACAACGGAGCGTTTGGAGTTGCGCAAATACAACCCCGTGCTGAAAAAATATACTGTTCACAAAGAAATTAAATAA
- a CDS encoding DUF4295 domain-containing protein, with product MAKKVVASLKKTDGKSYAKVIRAVKSEKTGAYTFKEEIVAADLVKEVLAKK from the coding sequence ATGGCAAAGAAAGTAGTTGCGTCCCTCAAGAAAACCGACGGCAAGAGCTATGCTAAAGTGATCCGTGCGGTGAAGTCTGAAAAGACCGGTGCTTACACCTTCAAAGAAGAAATTGTTGCTGCTGACCTGGTGAAAGAAGTCCTGGCCAAAAAGTAA